In the genome of Fluviispira vulneris, one region contains:
- the mmsA gene encoding CoA-acylating methylmalonate-semialdehyde dehydrogenase, whose amino-acid sequence MLSRFVNQELVECINFIGGKWIKPAEELSHIKNPSTGLPIARTFRSNVHDISQAINSAQAVQKVWAETSLRERAQILNQFRGWILENLELLSQTISNECGKLPKEAQDGLLKGVEIIDFAISLPASERLYKTPVSRGVTCEYRREALGIVAGITPSNFPAMVPLWMIPNALIVGNCFIWKPSEKTAMTSLLIAEGLKKAGLPDGVLSVVQGDKVTVDGLCEHDDIKAIAFVGSTPVAKEVYKRATAHGKRALTLGSAKNHIILMPDADKETAVDGILASFTGCAGQRCMAASVLLAVGEVDQIINTLAERAKEFQPKINMGAIITNESYIRLCNAIDKAQKEGAKIVVDGRKVTIPKEFEKGYWLNPTILDNVTAESFAAKEELFGPILSIIRCKNLAEALSIENANPYGNAASVFTTRGDVAEYVSEKAQSGMIGINVGIPVPREPFSFGGFNQSKFGHGDITGESGIEFWSQRKKITSKWMQQKTNNWMS is encoded by the coding sequence ATGCTAAGTCGCTTTGTAAACCAAGAATTAGTTGAGTGCATTAATTTTATAGGAGGGAAATGGATAAAACCAGCTGAAGAGCTTTCACACATTAAAAATCCTTCGACAGGATTGCCTATCGCACGCACATTTAGAAGCAACGTCCATGATATCTCACAAGCAATTAATTCAGCGCAAGCTGTACAAAAGGTATGGGCTGAAACAAGTTTGCGTGAAAGAGCTCAGATCTTAAATCAATTTAGAGGCTGGATTTTAGAAAACCTTGAGCTTCTCTCGCAAACGATTAGCAATGAATGTGGCAAACTTCCGAAGGAAGCACAGGATGGCTTGCTAAAAGGTGTTGAAATTATTGATTTTGCCATAAGTCTACCTGCAAGTGAACGCCTTTATAAAACACCTGTTTCTAGGGGAGTGACCTGTGAATACCGCAGGGAAGCGCTTGGGATTGTCGCAGGTATTACCCCAAGTAATTTTCCAGCTATGGTGCCATTGTGGATGATCCCAAATGCTTTGATCGTTGGAAATTGTTTTATTTGGAAACCATCTGAAAAAACAGCGATGACCTCTTTGCTTATTGCAGAAGGCTTGAAAAAAGCGGGATTGCCCGATGGCGTTCTCAGCGTTGTTCAGGGTGATAAAGTAACAGTCGATGGCCTCTGCGAACATGACGACATAAAAGCAATTGCTTTTGTGGGTTCAACTCCTGTGGCAAAAGAGGTGTATAAAAGAGCAACGGCACATGGGAAAAGAGCATTAACGTTAGGAAGCGCAAAAAATCATATTATTTTAATGCCAGATGCAGATAAAGAAACAGCTGTTGATGGAATTCTTGCATCATTTACAGGATGCGCTGGCCAGCGTTGTATGGCTGCAAGTGTCTTACTTGCAGTTGGAGAAGTAGATCAAATAATAAACACACTTGCCGAACGAGCAAAAGAATTTCAGCCTAAAATAAATATGGGCGCAATAATAACAAATGAGTCTTATATTCGTTTGTGCAATGCAATTGATAAAGCACAAAAAGAAGGTGCAAAAATTGTTGTGGACGGACGTAAAGTAACAATTCCAAAAGAATTTGAAAAAGGCTACTGGTTGAATCCTACTATATTAGACAACGTAACAGCAGAAAGTTTTGCCGCAAAAGAAGAACTCTTTGGCCCTATCCTTTCAATTATTCGCTGTAAAAACCTAGCTGAAGCTCTCTCGATTGAAAATGCAAACCCTTACGGCAATGCTGCTTCCGTTTTTACAACACGGGGTGATGTTGCTGAATATGTCTCAGAAAAGGCGCAATCTGGCATGATTGGAATCAATGTCGGAATCCCTGTTCCTCGGGAACCATTTTCCTTTGGTGGTTTCAATCAATCCAAATTTGGACATGGAGATATCACTGGGGAAAGTGGAATTGAGTTTTGGAGCCAAAGGAAAAAAATTACGAGCAAATGGATGCAACAAAAAACAAACAATTGGATGTCATGA